Proteins encoded together in one Zerene cesonia ecotype Mississippi chromosome 22, Zerene_cesonia_1.1, whole genome shotgun sequence window:
- the LOC119836027 gene encoding putative mediator of RNA polymerase II transcription subunit 26, which yields MKELLVVVSLVLSGVVCEAPAPYPPSGWRPSGPSFELPQRPIKQEYLPVDPRRPAVNPNFDDGVDVSVQGLPTQEQQQLFQLSPVNGQQYNGPSINSDIKNLEPSLQRLQYQQQLQTAQQFARQREFDARVKTPANGLPNQQSPRQFASESTTTSEKPNFKSNAEPTTESFDLNQEEQLDNPKDKKEKVSVEVTKQNVQEYPPELFLSPLTQLNVQPQYVPLQQLGQLRAPLYYQPIQAAPESQGFDGPAHLAALPSVLAQRQLLEQQAAAVQNPSFSQSPIIVQQDPALLQEQVNQYQPIVSQYQPQVQSYPQFPAQPVVLQPQGVNQVQANQFVQPGQYQPQFQANPQVPQQEADAETIQTDQPQMQVQAYPQYQQPALLQPVNQIQPNYIQPNQFVQSQYAPANVYAQPDPFAQNAFGQPQQNFIQPQPNAFPQAQFGAQQFVPAQANQPEQDVENIQQQPQIVFQNYQPQVYQPSQDPQAIAPNGVQYFLQSPNQGQVALQSGLNDQQDNGLENEEDDEGTKATAVATAFGARTQPRVFASYGAPVPAYQTTTEAAQEENATEDGPAIAQATAVATGRRKSAKLRNRRVRPVFTLDKSGHLVLAQDQ from the exons ATGAAG gaactattggtagTAGTATCATTGGTGTTAAGTGGGGTGGTGTGTGAGGCCCCCGCTCCGTACCCCCCTAGTGGGTGGAGGCCGAGTGGACCATCGTTTGAATTACCACAG cgaCCAATCAAACAAGAGTACCTGCCAGTTGACCCTCGCAGGCCAGCAGTGAACCCCAACTTTGATGACGGAGTAGATGTCTCAGTGCAAGGCTTGCCCACTCAAGAACAACAAcagttattccaattgtcacCCGTCAATGGACAGCAATATAATGGCCCAAGCATAAATTCCGACATTAAGAACCTAGAACCTAGCCTTCAACGGCTCCAA TATCAGCAACAATTGCAGACAGCCCAACAGTTTGCTAGACAAAGAGAATTCGACGCTAGAGTAAAGACACCAGCTAACGGCCTTCCAAACCAACAATCTCCAAGACAATTCGCTTCGGAATCCACTACAACCTCAGAAAAGCCAAACTTCAAAAGCAACGCGGAGCCCACAACCGAATCGTTTGATTTGAACCAAGAAGAGCAATTGGACAATCCCAAagataagaaagaaaaagtgTCGGTGGAAGTAACAAAACAGAACGTACAAGAATATCCCCCAGAGTTATTCTTAAGTCCTTTAACACAATTGAACGTCCAACCTCAATATGTTCCTTTGCAACAACTTGGTCAATTGAGGGCTCCCCTTTATTACCAGCCCATTCAGGCTGCACCAGAAAGTCAAGGATTTGATGGTCCAGCGCATTTAGCTGCCCTACCTTCAGTACTAGCACAAAGACAATTGCTAGAACAGCAAGCAGCAGCAGTGCAAAATCCTTCTTTTTCACAGAGCCCAATTATCGTTCAGCAAGATCCCGCTTTATTGCAAGAGCAAGTGAATCAATATCAACCGATCGTTAGTCAATACCAACCCCAAGTGCAATCTTACCCCCAATTTCCAGCACAGCCTGTTGTGTTGCAACCGCAGGGAGTGAATCAGGTCCAAGCGAATCAATTCGTTCAACCGGGTCAATATCAGCCACAATTCCAGGCGAACCCACAAGTGCCCCAACAAGAGGCAGATGCGGAAACAATTCAAACTGACCAACCACAAATGCAAGTGCAGGCGTATCCTCAATATCAGCAGCCCGCTCTGCTGCAACCGGTGAACCAAATTCAGCCAAATTACATTCAACCCAATCAATTTGTTCAAAGTCAATACGCCCCAGCTAATGTGTACGCCCAGCCAGATCCTTTCGCACAAAACGCTTTCGGTCAGCctcaacaaaattttattcaacctCAACCAAACGCCTTCCCTCAAGCTCAATTCGGGGCTCAACAATTTGTGCCAGCACAGGCCAACCAGCCAGAACAAGACGTGGAGAATATTCAACAACAACCGCAAATAGTGTTTCAAAATTATCAGCCCCAAGTGTATCAGCCAAGTCAAGATCCACAAGCAATTGCACCCAATGGCGTGCAGTATTTCCTCCAGTCCCCGAACCAAGGCCAGGTTGCACTGCAAAGCGGGCTGAATGATCAGCAGGATAATGGATTGGAAAATGAAGAAGATGATGAAGGTACGAAGGCGACAGCTGTGGCTACGGCTTTTGGGGCAAG AACTCAACCACGAGTATTTGCCAGCTATGGCGCTCCCGTTCCAGCATACCAGACGACTACCGAGGCTGCCCAGGAGGAA AATGCAACTGAAGACGGGCCAGCCATCGCGCAAGCAACTGCCGTGGCTACGGGTAGAAGGAAGAGCGCTAAGTTGAG gAACCGTCGCGTTCGCCCCGTCTTCACCTTAGACAAATCTGGACATTTAGTATTAGCTCAAGACCAGTAA